The following are from one region of the Amedibacterium intestinale genome:
- a CDS encoding FtsX-like permease family protein — protein MRIKYYIKLAWKDIKTQPGIYLPYALMISICLCFQYIAGYMNIHSNYEVLKMGKTLTPFILGMSNTIFVIFVAVLLWTFSITLRRQQTRRQGLYRILGLTRKNLLILNIVETFGLCIISLLFGSILCAVFGQLLFMIAGRFAQQQLVDGFGIDTFLLLELWIFYIGTHLLIMIRDSIFITKHNPLKMLRKEKTQELPKANLFYTVSGIVLLAAAYIISLRVDYLYTALNVLMWAVIMVIIGTYFLYNGAVIYLLRKLQSKEKIYYRSKHMLSISNLLFRLRSYATSMASITILLSMLILTFSMCTSLYSGVEDTVRKDFMDYEFKLYGLLDGNEGREDDEYNNARTLNEQKLSSLIKKHHLTVEKDTKLRIVQTSNTVALRENTMFMGAVFASGDDAGIYQETTDKVLGINAFGLDGYNELASKKETLKDDEILLLTNQPIKDVKVRMLKDDGSEEIIQFKVKRKPLKQDSSTKDVIMIVPDEKAALFSQYLYGVYDDEILNTPSSYYYMSLSGSKADKLALGKELQSDKYYLECEDYYTTFNITLAMYGSFLFLGILFCIIFIFSIFLILYYRMQEDLYENKRQFSILYRMGLTKREIAREFSREQRIIILMPPILAVVHCLFAYPSFHEFAAIFDFGEGSFSMRILVLCCLFVITAFAIYHIILQMALRRKILVK, from the coding sequence ATGAGGATTAAATATTATATAAAGCTGGCATGGAAAGATATTAAAACGCAGCCGGGAATTTATCTTCCTTATGCATTGATGATTTCTATTTGTTTATGTTTTCAATATATTGCAGGTTACATGAATATACATTCTAATTATGAAGTATTAAAAATGGGGAAAACGTTAACTCCGTTTATTTTAGGAATGAGTAATACTATTTTTGTTATTTTTGTTGCAGTATTATTGTGGACATTTTCTATAACTTTACGTAGACAGCAGACCAGAAGACAGGGTTTATATCGAATCCTTGGATTAACTAGAAAAAATCTTTTGATCTTAAATATAGTAGAAACTTTTGGGTTGTGTATTATTTCTTTGTTATTTGGAAGTATATTATGTGCTGTATTCGGACAGCTTTTATTTATGATTGCAGGACGCTTTGCCCAGCAGCAGCTGGTAGATGGATTTGGCATAGATACATTTTTATTGTTAGAATTATGGATTTTTTATATAGGTACTCATCTTCTGATTATGATAAGAGATTCTATCTTTATTACAAAGCATAATCCATTAAAGATGTTAAGAAAAGAAAAAACACAGGAACTTCCCAAAGCAAATTTGTTTTATACAGTTTCTGGAATCGTGTTACTTGCAGCTGCATATATTATTTCTTTACGTGTAGATTATTTGTATACAGCGCTAAATGTATTAATGTGGGCTGTTATCATGGTTATCATAGGTACGTATTTTTTATATAATGGTGCAGTAATTTATTTATTAAGAAAACTGCAAAGCAAAGAGAAAATATATTATCGTTCTAAACATATGTTATCTATTTCTAATTTGTTGTTTCGCTTAAGAAGCTATGCGACATCTATGGCTTCTATTACCATTTTATTATCCATGTTAATTTTAACTTTTTCTATGTGCACTTCTTTATATAGCGGAGTAGAAGATACTGTAAGAAAAGACTTTATGGATTATGAATTTAAACTATATGGTTTATTGGATGGGAATGAAGGTAGAGAAGATGATGAATATAACAATGCTAGGACTTTAAATGAGCAGAAGCTTTCTTCATTGATTAAAAAACATCATTTAACGGTAGAAAAAGATACAAAACTGCGTATTGTACAAACATCAAATACAGTTGCTTTACGTGAGAATACGATGTTCATGGGAGCTGTGTTTGCAAGTGGAGATGATGCAGGAATCTATCAAGAAACTACAGATAAAGTTTTAGGAATTAATGCTTTTGGATTAGATGGATATAATGAACTTGCATCAAAGAAAGAAACTTTAAAGGATGATGAAATTCTCCTTTTAACAAATCAGCCCATTAAAGATGTTAAGGTACGTATGTTGAAAGATGATGGAAGTGAAGAGATCATTCAATTTAAAGTAAAAAGAAAGCCATTAAAACAAGACAGTTCTACAAAAGATGTGATTATGATCGTACCTGATGAGAAAGCTGCTTTGTTTAGTCAATATTTATATGGAGTATATGATGATGAAATCTTAAATACACCGAGCAGTTATTATTATATGTCTTTATCAGGAAGTAAGGCTGATAAACTGGCGCTTGGAAAAGAATTACAAAGTGATAAGTATTATCTGGAGTGTGAAGATTACTATACTACTTTTAATATAACCTTAGCAATGTATGGAAGCTTCTTATTCTTAGGAATCTTATTCTGTATCATTTTTATCTTCTCCATTTTCCTAATTCTTTATTATCGTATGCAGGAAGATTTGTACGAAAATAAAAGACAATTTTCTATTTTGTATCGAATGGGATTGACAAAAAGAGAAATTGCCAGAGAATTTTCACGAGAACAGCGTATCATTATTTTAATGCCGCCTATTTTGGCAGTTGTTCATTGTCTGTTTGCATATCCTTCTTTCCATGAGTTCGCAGCTATCTTTGATTTTGGAGAAGGAAGTTTCTCTATGCGTATTCTTGTATTGTGCTGTTTGTTTGTAATCACAGCGTTTGCTATCTATCACATTATCTTACAAATGGCTTTGCGCAGAAAAATTTTAGTGAAATAA
- a CDS encoding ABC transporter ATP-binding protein, with product MAILTLEHVGKQYTSKWKGGHTVALEDVSMQVEENEFVVIMGESGAGKSTLLNLLACFDDVSEGDIKLQGKSLVSMKEEEKAMYRRDHIGFVFQDFSLLDSLSVEDNILLPCVLSEKNIKEKKDYMNELCTLLHIDGLQKRFPYELSGGQQQRVAIARALINQPEILLADEPSGALDSKSSMQLLEQFCELQKKGQSILMVTHSPMAASYGDRVVFLKDGKIVNEIYKGEDSRQEFYNRLVHMLSVVESRDLHED from the coding sequence ATGGCAATTTTAACGTTGGAACATGTTGGAAAACAATATACTTCAAAATGGAAAGGCGGACATACCGTCGCACTTGAAGATGTATCTATGCAGGTAGAAGAAAATGAGTTTGTAGTTATTATGGGAGAAAGTGGCGCAGGAAAAAGTACCCTTTTAAATCTTTTGGCCTGTTTTGATGATGTCAGTGAAGGGGATATTAAGCTGCAGGGGAAAAGTCTAGTATCTATGAAAGAAGAAGAGAAGGCAATGTATCGAAGAGATCATATCGGATTTGTGTTTCAGGATTTTTCTTTGCTGGATTCCTTATCAGTAGAAGATAATATTTTACTTCCTTGTGTCTTGTCTGAAAAAAATATAAAAGAGAAAAAAGACTATATGAATGAATTGTGCACATTGCTGCATATTGATGGACTTCAAAAACGTTTCCCTTATGAATTAAGTGGAGGACAGCAGCAGCGCGTCGCAATCGCACGAGCACTTATCAATCAGCCGGAAATTTTATTGGCAGATGAGCCAAGTGGAGCATTAGATTCGAAAAGTAGTATGCAGCTGTTAGAACAGTTTTGTGAATTGCAGAAAAAAGGACAGTCCATCTTAATGGTAACCCATAGCCCTATGGCGGCATCCTATGGAGATCGTGTTGTCTTTTTGAAAGATGGAAAAATCGTAAATGAAATCTACAAAGGAGAAGATTCTCGTCAAGAATTTTATAATCGACTTGTTCACATGTTGAGTGTGGTAGAAAGCAGGGATCTGCATGAGGATTAA
- a CDS encoding sensor histidine kinase: MKFLKDLFSQSIIIFIFLCVEWLALWSFQIESSIISYIFYMQIFLTACYFLCFYIYKKAQYKQLCEMDAKQFVQIESKSLMQEEVNRMMREVLENYTKSKQKYQKENQDRERCFEVWIHQIKTPIFAMKMLLEYIEDEKRKKQMRQELFKIERYTQMALNVFKMDEDYIIEKCSIEKLVQEAIRTYTLMFVEKGLLLDFVCDDFVVFTDKKWFVFVLEQLLDNAIKYTKEGTIHIHCDNNKISIRDEGCGIKEKDLKQILKKGYTGETGRNSKQASGMGLYFVKEICERLHVKLSFISHEKGLEVVLKPVNEELFDR, translated from the coding sequence ATGAAATTTTTAAAAGATTTGTTTAGTCAAAGCATCATCATCTTTATCTTTTTATGTGTGGAATGGCTAGCCCTTTGGTCTTTTCAAATAGAATCTTCTATCATATCCTATATTTTTTATATGCAGATATTTTTAACAGCATGTTATTTTCTTTGTTTTTACATATATAAAAAAGCACAGTATAAACAACTTTGTGAAATGGATGCGAAACAATTTGTGCAGATAGAAAGTAAATCACTGATGCAGGAAGAAGTAAATCGCATGATGCGTGAAGTATTAGAAAACTATACAAAAAGCAAACAAAAATACCAAAAAGAAAATCAGGATAGAGAACGTTGTTTTGAGGTTTGGATTCATCAGATAAAAACACCGATTTTCGCAATGAAGATGCTGCTGGAATATATAGAAGATGAAAAAAGAAAAAAGCAAATGCGTCAGGAACTTTTTAAGATTGAACGTTATACGCAAATGGCATTAAATGTATTTAAAATGGATGAAGATTATATTATTGAAAAATGTTCGATAGAAAAACTGGTACAGGAAGCAATACGTACTTATACTTTGATGTTTGTGGAAAAGGGTTTGCTTTTAGATTTTGTATGTGATGATTTTGTTGTGTTTACAGATAAAAAATGGTTTGTTTTTGTTTTGGAACAGCTTTTAGATAATGCGATCAAATATACAAAAGAAGGAACGATTCACATACACTGTGACAATAATAAGATTTCTATTCGAGATGAAGGCTGTGGAATTAAAGAGAAAGATTTGAAACAAATCTTGAAAAAAGGCTATACAGGAGAAACAGGAAGAAACAGCAAACAGGCAAGTGGCATGGGACTTTATTTTGTGAAAGAAATATGTGAACGATTGCATGTAAAACTATCTTTTATTTCTCATGAAAAGGGACTGGAAGTTGTTTTAAAGCCTGTAAATGAAGAACTTTTTGATAGATGA
- a CDS encoding response regulator transcription factor, translating into MVKVAIVEDDKVIAEELCNYLKEWNFSAVCMDIEKDLIKQLVQEKADIILLDVHLPGVNGISLCRQLRQQLDTPILFISSDADRMQMVSAYEYGGDDYIVKPFDKMVLIAKLNALVRRMKQKTGGDVLCCQGVELHLRTCQLTYQGKEMEITRNELKILEVLMSNPGVIVSRSDLMMALWNSDCYVDDNTLSVNIGRLRKKLEDIFQLDDFIHTKKGMGYYI; encoded by the coding sequence ATGGTGAAAGTCGCAATTGTAGAAGATGATAAGGTTATTGCGGAAGAGTTATGCAATTATTTAAAAGAGTGGAATTTTTCTGCAGTATGTATGGATATAGAAAAAGATTTGATAAAACAGCTAGTACAGGAAAAAGCCGATATTATTTTGCTGGATGTACATTTGCCGGGAGTGAATGGTATCAGTTTATGCAGACAGCTTCGTCAGCAGCTAGATACCCCCATTCTATTTATTTCCAGTGACGCAGATCGAATGCAGATGGTAAGTGCCTATGAATATGGCGGAGACGATTATATCGTAAAACCCTTTGATAAAATGGTATTGATTGCGAAACTAAACGCATTGGTACGTAGAATGAAACAAAAAACAGGGGGAGATGTTTTATGCTGCCAAGGGGTAGAACTACATTTGCGTACATGCCAGTTAACCTATCAGGGAAAAGAAATGGAAATTACACGAAATGAATTAAAGATTTTAGAAGTATTAATGTCAAATCCAGGTGTTATTGTATCACGCAGTGATTTGATGATGGCCTTATGGAATAGTGATTGCTATGTTGATGATAATACATTAAGTGTAAATATAGGAAGATTAAGAAAAAAATTGGAGGATATCTTTCAGCTGGATGATTTTATTCATACAAAGAAAGGGATGGGGTACTATATATGA
- a CDS encoding RloB family protein, protein MGTDDLFKKRRAARKQRKHEYKIPKANSFLIVTEGERTEPLYFEGIKKLISEKIGGMVDVVEIPFIDIQGQGSSTGKLIEITDQIVKDAKVLYQNIWIVFDKDDFTDFDDAIEEGKKKGYFIAWSNQSFEYWLYLHFYYSDVALHRHDWVEKLDKIFKEYQLGDGCYRKNYENIYELVNMYDGVKTAIKNAKRRMSGFNSERIKPSQFDPGTQVYKLVECLLSYLDE, encoded by the coding sequence ATGGGAACGGATGACTTGTTTAAGAAGAGAAGAGCAGCAAGAAAACAGAGAAAACATGAATACAAAATACCAAAAGCTAATTCATTTTTGATTGTAACAGAAGGAGAGAGGACAGAACCTTTATATTTTGAAGGGATAAAAAAATTGATTTCAGAAAAAATAGGTGGGATGGTTGATGTTGTAGAAATACCATTCATTGATATACAAGGGCAAGGAAGTTCAACAGGAAAACTAATAGAAATTACAGACCAAATTGTAAAAGATGCGAAAGTTTTGTATCAAAATATATGGATTGTATTTGATAAAGATGATTTTACTGATTTTGATGATGCAATAGAAGAAGGAAAAAAGAAAGGTTATTTTATAGCTTGGAGTAATCAGTCATTTGAATACTGGTTATATTTACATTTTTACTATTCTGATGTTGCTTTACATCGTCATGACTGGGTAGAAAAGCTAGATAAAATATTTAAAGAATACCAGCTGGGAGATGGATGTTATAGAAAAAATTACGAGAATATCTATGAACTTGTAAATATGTATGATGGTGTAAAGACGGCAATAAAAAATGCGAAGCGAAGAATGTCTGGATTTAACAGTGAAAGAATTAAACCATCACAATTTGATCCAGGAACACAAGTTTATAAATTGGTAGAATGTCTTTTATCGTATTTGGATGAATAA
- a CDS encoding AAA family ATPase, with translation MLVQFTLKNFLSFKNETTIDMTAIHAYKEHESNLIDIGTKEKFLRVAAIYGANASGKSNLYLAMLYFQRIIANSFNNIDRNGKKAIDEFYFPFSFVKEKKNTEFEIVEIVDGFEYKYGFEYNDTSIVSEWMYRKSLTTNRNIIIFERSIDEIHLGPSIRKECELYKEQIPQDTLALSFFNKLILKTDVFSTVYSAIMDTLIVPTDLYDDSSLLKPVLPKIIDEEKGKLLEFLRAIDTGIVDIGYKKKDDDVFFYTKHVGKDREEYPLALFNESEGTIRSILIYINAKTAILTNKSMFVDELNVKLHPLLLKFIIDLFYDEDSTAQLIYTTHDTTLMDKKFFRRDQIWFVQKDEFGYSELSSLSDFKVRSDASFEKDYLAGVYGGIPLLKDFEIKEDK, from the coding sequence ATGTTGGTTCAATTTACTTTAAAAAATTTTCTTTCTTTCAAAAATGAAACAACTATAGATATGACAGCAATTCATGCATATAAAGAGCATGAAAGTAACTTGATTGATATTGGAACAAAGGAAAAGTTCCTGCGAGTAGCGGCAATTTATGGAGCAAATGCAAGTGGTAAATCAAATTTATATTTAGCAATGCTTTATTTTCAAAGAATTATTGCGAATTCATTTAATAATATAGATAGGAACGGAAAAAAGGCAATTGATGAATTTTATTTTCCTTTTTCTTTTGTAAAAGAGAAAAAGAACACAGAATTTGAAATTGTGGAAATCGTTGATGGATTTGAATATAAATATGGATTTGAATATAATGATACATCGATTGTAAGTGAATGGATGTATAGGAAAAGCTTAACTACAAATAGAAACATAATTATTTTTGAAAGAAGTATAGATGAAATTCATTTAGGACCATCCATCAGAAAAGAATGTGAGTTGTATAAAGAACAAATTCCTCAAGATACCTTGGCACTTTCCTTTTTTAATAAATTAATATTAAAAACAGATGTTTTTAGTACAGTGTATTCTGCAATTATGGATACCTTAATTGTTCCTACCGATTTATATGATGATAGTAGTTTATTAAAGCCTGTTTTACCAAAAATCATTGATGAAGAAAAAGGAAAATTGTTAGAGTTCTTAAGAGCAATAGATACAGGCATTGTAGACATTGGTTATAAGAAAAAAGATGATGATGTCTTTTTCTATACAAAACATGTAGGAAAAGACAGAGAAGAATATCCGCTAGCATTGTTTAATGAATCAGAAGGTACAATCCGAAGTATTTTGATTTATATTAACGCAAAAACAGCTATATTAACGAATAAATCCATGTTTGTAGATGAACTTAATGTTAAGTTGCATCCTTTACTTTTAAAATTTATTATCGATTTGTTTTATGATGAAGATTCAACTGCACAGCTGATTTATACAACACACGATACAACTTTAATGGATAAAAAATTTTTTAGGAGAGATCAGATCTGGTTTGTTCAAAAAGATGAATTTGGATACTCTGAACTATCTTCTTTATCTGATTTCAAAGTAAGATCTGATGCATCTTTTGAAAAAGATTATTTAGCTGGTGTGTATGGAGGTATTCCACTTCTTAAAGATTTTGAAATAAAAGAGGATAAGTAA
- a CDS encoding NCS2 family permease translates to MLEKIFKLKEKNTNVKTELIAGLTTFLAMAYILGVNPAILGDAGMDTHSVFMATAISAAFASVVMGLVANYPVALAPGMGVNALFAYTVVSEMGYSWQAALAAVFVSGIVFLIISVTGIRKMIINAIPVQLKLAIGAGIGFFIAFVGLKNAGIIVASSSTFVALGKFSTPTVLLATFGILITIFLVIKKVPAGVFVGMVITAIVGLIAHEAFGVSVLDSVTKAELMPALPGNAITTNFDMSTLGAFASGFGELFANPGKAFVIIFSFLFVDFFDTAGTLVAIGNKIGLVNEKGELENAEQALVADSIGTVAGAVLGTSTVTSFVESSSGVGVGGRTGLTAVTAGVLFLLSIFISPVVLSTAVSAVTAPALVVVGIMMVQQLGGVDWNDMVFTSAGFVTILVMILSYSISNGIALGFITYAVAMIAAGKIKEISPIIWVLVLIFVLYFGWLI, encoded by the coding sequence ATGTTAGAAAAAATATTTAAATTAAAAGAAAAGAATACAAATGTTAAAACGGAACTGATTGCCGGTTTAACGACATTTCTTGCCATGGCCTATATTTTAGGTGTTAACCCTGCAATTTTAGGAGATGCAGGAATGGATACACACTCTGTATTCATGGCAACTGCAATTTCTGCGGCATTTGCTTCTGTTGTTATGGGGCTTGTCGCAAATTATCCAGTCGCATTAGCTCCAGGTATGGGAGTAAATGCATTATTTGCTTATACAGTTGTATCAGAGATGGGGTATTCCTGGCAGGCTGCATTAGCTGCGGTATTTGTATCCGGTATTGTCTTTTTGATTATTTCTGTTACAGGAATTCGTAAAATGATTATCAATGCAATTCCTGTACAGTTAAAACTGGCAATTGGTGCTGGTATTGGCTTCTTTATTGCTTTTGTTGGTTTAAAAAATGCAGGTATTATTGTCGCAAGCAGTTCTACATTTGTTGCTTTAGGTAAATTTTCTACACCAACGGTCTTGCTTGCAACCTTTGGAATTTTGATAACAATTTTCCTGGTTATCAAAAAAGTGCCTGCTGGTGTCTTTGTAGGTATGGTCATTACCGCAATTGTAGGATTGATTGCTCATGAAGCATTTGGAGTAAGCGTATTGGATTCAGTAACAAAAGCGGAACTTATGCCTGCTTTACCAGGAAATGCAATTACTACAAATTTTGATATGTCTACACTTGGCGCATTTGCATCAGGGTTTGGTGAATTGTTTGCGAATCCAGGAAAAGCATTCGTAATTATCTTCTCTTTCTTGTTTGTTGATTTCTTTGATACAGCAGGAACGCTAGTTGCGATTGGGAATAAAATTGGTTTAGTTAACGAAAAAGGAGAACTTGAAAATGCAGAACAGGCATTAGTTGCGGATTCTATTGGTACAGTAGCTGGTGCTGTTTTAGGTACTTCTACCGTTACTTCTTTTGTCGAAAGTTCAAGTGGTGTTGGTGTTGGAGGAAGAACAGGATTAACTGCGGTTACTGCAGGGGTATTATTCCTTCTATCAATCTTTATTTCTCCAGTTGTTTTAAGTACAGCGGTAAGTGCCGTTACTGCTCCGGCATTGGTTGTTGTTGGTATTATGATGGTACAGCAGCTAGGTGGAGTAGACTGGAATGACATGGTATTTACGTCAGCTGGATTTGTGACAATCTTAGTTATGATTTTATCTTATTCTATTTCAAATGGAATTGCGTTAGGATTTATTACTTATGCTGTTGCGATGATTGCGGCAGGAAAAATTAAAGAAATTAGCCCAATTATTTGGGTTCTTGTATTGATTTTCGTATTATATTTCGGTTGGCTGATTTAA
- a CDS encoding DUF4177 domain-containing protein, with protein MTKVGFVRVKSELCGYGLGKGTKYSFDGVEEIIKKRVENGWSFEGYIPIETRGTGDIETMSLIFQKEE; from the coding sequence ATGACAAAGGTTGGATTTGTCAGAGTAAAATCAGAATTGTGTGGTTATGGATTAGGAAAAGGTACAAAGTATTCTTTTGATGGTGTGGAGGAGATTATCAAAAAGAGAGTGGAAAACGGGTGGAGCTTTGAAGGTTATATTCCCATTGAAACAAGAGGAACAGGGGATATAGAAACTATGTCCTTGATCTTTCAGAAAGAAGAGTAA
- a CDS encoding 1-deoxy-D-xylulose-5-phosphate synthase yields MYNVLNKINGPEDVKKLSLEELNELAEDIREGLFHRLTKIGGHFGPNFGIVETEIAMHYVFDSPKDKFVFDVSHQSYPHKMLTGRKLGYIDDAHFKEDSGYTNPEESEHDLFNVGHTSTSISLATGLAKARDLLGKKENVIALIGDGSLSGGEALEGLNVAGSELNSNLIIVVNDNQQSISETHGGIYKNLKELRDTKGNADNNMFKAMGLDYIYEENGNDIEAMIRVFEKVKDIDHPIVVHINTLKGKGYQKAIEDKENWHWVLPFDKETGKTTISFDGSEDYTSIAREYIMNKAKEDKAFMVITPNMPASVGLSQKDREALGMQFVDVGIAEEQAVAMAAGAAKQGAKPLVVTNTTFMQRCYDQISHDVCINNSPVTILLNYTSFDGLTDVTHLGIFGLSAFSNIPNLVVLCPSSKEELVSMLSWSVDQKEHPVMIMLPGNKVTSRNADTSYDAIHTFKVEQEGEKVAILALGDFYQRGEELAQKMKETFHIQPTLINPRFASGMDIKLLEQLKENHELMITLEDGILDGGFGQIIASYYGDSNIKVKNYGLQKHFYDRYDPEELLKQEKMDTQSILEYIKSVL; encoded by the coding sequence ATGTATAACGTATTAAACAAAATAAATGGACCCGAGGATGTTAAAAAATTAAGTTTAGAGGAACTAAATGAACTGGCTGAAGATATTCGAGAAGGTCTTTTTCATCGTTTGACAAAAATTGGAGGACATTTTGGACCTAACTTTGGAATCGTGGAAACAGAAATTGCGATGCATTATGTGTTTGATTCTCCTAAAGATAAATTTGTATTTGATGTTTCACATCAAAGTTATCCACATAAGATGTTGACGGGAAGAAAGTTAGGATATATAGATGATGCGCATTTTAAAGAGGATTCCGGATATACAAATCCAGAAGAAAGTGAGCATGACTTATTTAATGTTGGACATACTTCAACTTCCATTTCTTTAGCAACTGGCCTTGCGAAAGCTAGAGATTTGCTTGGAAAAAAAGAAAATGTAATTGCCTTGATTGGAGATGGTTCCTTATCAGGAGGAGAAGCTTTGGAAGGTTTGAATGTTGCCGGTTCTGAATTGAATTCTAATTTGATCATTGTTGTGAATGATAATCAGCAGTCTATATCTGAAACACATGGAGGCATTTATAAGAATTTAAAAGAGTTAAGAGATACCAAAGGAAATGCCGACAACAATATGTTTAAGGCAATGGGATTGGATTATATATATGAAGAGAATGGAAATGATATAGAAGCGATGATTCGTGTATTTGAAAAAGTAAAAGATATTGATCATCCAATTGTGGTACATATCAATACTTTAAAAGGAAAAGGGTATCAGAAAGCTATAGAAGATAAGGAAAACTGGCATTGGGTTCTTCCTTTTGATAAAGAAACAGGAAAAACAACGATTTCTTTCGATGGAAGCGAAGATTATACATCAATCGCAAGAGAATATATCATGAACAAGGCAAAAGAAGATAAAGCGTTTATGGTGATAACACCAAATATGCCGGCAAGTGTAGGTTTGAGTCAAAAAGATCGAGAAGCTTTAGGAATGCAGTTTGTAGATGTAGGGATTGCAGAGGAGCAGGCTGTAGCGATGGCTGCAGGAGCTGCAAAACAGGGAGCAAAACCATTAGTTGTAACAAATACAACCTTTATGCAGAGATGTTATGATCAAATCAGTCATGATGTATGTATCAATAATAGTCCAGTTACCATTCTTTTGAATTATACTTCTTTTGACGGTTTGACAGATGTAACACACTTGGGTATCTTTGGGTTATCCGCATTCTCCAATATACCAAACTTAGTAGTGCTTTGTCCTTCTTCAAAAGAGGAGCTTGTATCTATGCTTTCCTGGTCTGTTGATCAAAAAGAACATCCAGTAATGATCATGTTGCCGGGGAATAAAGTAACAAGTAGAAATGCAGATACTTCTTATGATGCGATTCATACATTTAAGGTAGAACAAGAAGGAGAAAAAGTGGCAATTCTTGCCCTGGGAGATTTTTATCAAAGAGGAGAAGAACTTGCACAGAAAATGAAAGAAACTTTCCACATTCAGCCAACTTTGATCAATCCAAGATTTGCTTCTGGAATGGATATTAAACTATTAGAACAGTTAAAAGAAAATCATGAACTGATGATAACGCTGGAAGATGGTATTTTAGATGGAGGATTTGGTCAAATAATAGCTTCTTACTATGGTGATAGCAATATCAAAGTAAAAAACTATGGTTTACAGAAACATTTCTATGATCGCTATGATCCAGAAGAATTATTAAAACAGGAGAAGATGGATACGCAATCGATACTGGAATATATAAAAAGCGTTTTATAA
- a CDS encoding MerR family transcriptional regulator, translating to MQIGEISKRTGVSISTLRYYDKHGLLKNVNRTKGGIRVFTDADIEALQMIHCLKSSGLTIQDIKQFMDWCALGDETIDTRLNFMYKQEENIKNQINLLTKSLKLIEFKQWYYETAKKEGTEQHVKNMKVSEYPSHIQKLYKETHER from the coding sequence ATGCAAATTGGAGAAATCTCAAAAAGAACAGGAGTATCTATTTCTACATTACGTTACTATGATAAACATGGACTCTTAAAAAATGTAAATCGAACAAAAGGCGGCATACGTGTATTTACAGATGCAGATATCGAAGCCCTTCAAATGATTCATTGTCTAAAAAGTTCAGGATTAACCATCCAAGATATCAAACAGTTTATGGATTGGTGTGCTCTAGGCGATGAAACGATTGATACAAGATTGAATTTTATGTATAAACAGGAAGAAAACATTAAAAATCAAATAAATTTATTAACGAAATCTTTAAAGCTCATTGAATTTAAACAGTGGTATTATGAAACTGCAAAAAAAGAAGGAACCGAACAACATGTAAAAAACATGAAAGTATCTGAGTATCCTTCTCATATACAAAAATTATATAAAGAAACACATGAAAGATAA